One window from the genome of Desulforamulus ruminis DSM 2154 encodes:
- a CDS encoding ABC transporter permease — translation MFLLKYLIKKIPRMVLVLLGVTLFTFIISHMIPGDPARMLVGQRASEETLLRMRAEMGLDQPVYIQYVQYMKALFQGDLGLSIRTQQPVLEELKTFFPATLELTLVSMFLTLVIGIPLGVLAALKRDKIADHLSRIIALLGVSTPLFWSGLMVLLVFYKYLNWFPASGRIDVFLAPPPEVTGMYLLDSLLTGDNRLFFNALHHMILPAACLAYIQLAIIARQVRSSMLEVLEQDYIRTAKANGLPRYKIIFQYALKNALLPTVTVAGLIFGELLGGAIITETVFAWPGMGKYVVDSVSFLDFPAIMGFTLIVAFCYVIINLLVDLLYKILDPQIREVN, via the coding sequence ATGTTTTTACTAAAATATTTAATCAAGAAAATTCCCCGTATGGTATTGGTCCTTCTGGGTGTGACCCTTTTTACTTTTATTATTTCTCATATGATACCGGGTGATCCCGCCAGGATGCTGGTAGGTCAGCGGGCCAGTGAGGAGACGCTGCTGAGAATGAGAGCGGAGATGGGGTTGGACCAGCCTGTTTACATCCAGTATGTGCAGTATATGAAAGCTTTGTTTCAGGGTGATCTGGGACTTTCCATCCGAACCCAGCAGCCGGTGTTGGAGGAATTAAAAACATTTTTTCCCGCTACCCTGGAATTAACACTGGTCAGTATGTTTTTGACACTGGTCATTGGCATTCCCCTGGGGGTTCTGGCCGCCCTTAAACGGGATAAAATCGCGGACCACCTCAGCCGAATCATTGCTCTGCTGGGGGTGTCCACACCCTTATTTTGGTCCGGGCTGATGGTGCTGTTGGTTTTTTATAAATATCTGAATTGGTTTCCGGCATCCGGAAGGATCGATGTTTTTCTTGCGCCGCCTCCGGAGGTTACCGGCATGTATTTGCTGGACAGCCTGCTGACCGGGGATAACAGACTGTTTTTTAACGCCCTGCATCACATGATCTTACCTGCCGCTTGCCTTGCTTATATTCAATTGGCCATTATCGCCAGGCAGGTTCGCTCCAGTATGCTGGAAGTGCTGGAACAGGATTATATCCGGACGGCGAAAGCCAACGGCCTGCCAAGATATAAAATTATTTTTCAATACGCCTTAAAAAATGCGCTGCTGCCCACCGTCACGGTGGCAGGGCTGATCTTTGGGGAACTGCTGGGTGGGGCCATTATAACAGAAACGGTTTTTGCTTGGCCGGGCATGGGGAAATATGTGGTGGATTCCGTCAGCTTTCTTGATTTCCCCGCCATTATGGGTTTCACACTGATCGTGGCCTTTTGTTATGTAATAATTAACCTGCTGGTGGACCTTCTTTATAAGATATTGGACCCTCAAATACGAGAGGTGAATTGA
- a CDS encoding aspartyl-phosphate phosphatase Spo0E family protein, producing the protein MPQDLKGILRLIDELRRKLHNESEGKLLTDPEVVEASEELNRVLNKYYGLLKEKEEKG; encoded by the coding sequence ATGCCACAGGATCTGAAGGGCATTTTGCGACTCATCGACGAACTAAGAAGGAAGCTGCACAATGAGAGTGAGGGTAAGCTATTGACCGACCCTGAGGTAGTTGAGGCCAGTGAGGAATTGAACAGAGTGCTGAATAAGTATTATGGTCTACTAAAGGAGAAGGAGGAAAAAGGCTAG
- the dut gene encoding dUTP diphosphatase: MLETCKRCKYGVEIIRGDYKCEKQEIKITRDEALYPFRRCKWFVFKSSLVKVKKLHALAVVPKRATVESAGFDLHCIEDFSIRPGEHYTTHTGLAFEIPPGYVMLIYPRSGNAKKHGITLSNAVGVVDSDYRGEVMILMYNAGTHEVFFQAGDRIAQAIIHTLPDIELVECEELSETERGRGGFGSTGS, encoded by the coding sequence ATGCTTGAAACCTGCAAGCGGTGCAAGTACGGGGTTGAAATTATTCGCGGAGACTACAAATGTGAAAAACAAGAAATAAAAATTACCAGGGATGAAGCTCTTTATCCCTTTAGACGTTGTAAGTGGTTTGTTTTTAAAAGTAGTCTGGTTAAAGTAAAAAAGCTTCACGCTCTGGCTGTTGTCCCTAAAAGGGCCACCGTTGAGAGCGCGGGCTTTGATCTACACTGCATTGAGGACTTCTCCATCCGGCCAGGGGAGCATTACACAACCCATACAGGGTTGGCTTTTGAGATTCCCCCCGGTTATGTCATGCTTATTTACCCCCGCAGCGGCAATGCTAAAAAACATGGCATTACTTTGAGCAATGCGGTGGGTGTTGTGGATTCGGACTACCGGGGTGAAGTCATGATTTTAATGTACAATGCCGGAACCCATGAAGTATTTTTCCAGGCCGGCGATCGAATTGCCCAGGCGATTATTCATACACTGCCGGATATTGAACTGGTTGAATGCGAAGAACTCAGTGAAACCGAGAGAGGTCGAGGAGGATTCGGCAGTACCGGTTCATAA
- the glyA gene encoding serine hydroxymethyltransferase, whose protein sequence is MIKRGKKIVNYLMQDPEAAEIVELERMRQNRKIELIASENFTSQVVMAAQGSVLTNKYAEGYPGKRYYGGCEYVDKMENLAIQRAQKLFGGEHINVQPHSGAQANFAVYFAVLKPGDKIMGQNLNDGGHLTHGSPANVSGSYFEVKSYGVDPETHRLDYEKIAALAREYRPKMIVAGTSAYPRTIDFQRFREIADEVGALLLVDMAHIAGLVAAGLHMSPVPYADFVTTTTHKTLRGPRGGMILCKKDYASAVNKAVFPGTQGGPLMHVIAAKAVAFGEALKPGFIDYQKQVLKNASFLAQELQKAGFTLVSGGTDTHLILVDLRNRNMTGKEAEKRLDEIGVTVNKNTIPFEPLSPFVTSGIRIGTPAVTTRGFKEAEMAEVAGIINTALSDQFNEKAEELKQRVNEICVKYPIY, encoded by the coding sequence ATGATAAAAAGGGGGAAGAAAATAGTGAACTACTTAATGCAAGATCCCGAAGCGGCTGAAATTGTAGAATTGGAAAGGATGCGTCAAAATCGTAAGATTGAATTAATTGCTTCGGAGAATTTTACCTCCCAGGTGGTGATGGCGGCTCAGGGCAGTGTCTTAACCAATAAATATGCGGAAGGTTACCCGGGTAAAAGATATTATGGCGGTTGCGAATATGTGGATAAGATGGAGAATCTAGCCATACAAAGAGCCCAGAAATTATTTGGCGGGGAACATATTAATGTGCAGCCCCATTCCGGGGCTCAGGCCAATTTTGCCGTGTACTTTGCGGTTCTAAAACCCGGGGACAAGATTATGGGGCAAAATTTGAATGATGGAGGGCATCTAACCCACGGCAGTCCGGCCAATGTATCCGGTTCCTACTTTGAAGTAAAGTCCTATGGTGTGGATCCCGAAACCCACCGGCTGGATTATGAAAAAATTGCGGCCCTGGCCCGGGAATACAGACCCAAAATGATCGTGGCAGGCACCAGCGCCTATCCCAGGACCATTGATTTTCAAAGGTTCAGGGAAATTGCCGATGAAGTGGGTGCCCTCCTTTTAGTGGATATGGCGCACATTGCCGGGCTGGTGGCAGCAGGCCTGCATATGAGCCCCGTTCCCTACGCTGATTTTGTGACTACCACCACCCATAAAACCTTGCGGGGACCCAGAGGCGGCATGATTCTGTGTAAAAAGGATTATGCTTCGGCGGTTAACAAGGCCGTTTTTCCCGGTACCCAGGGCGGACCGCTGATGCATGTGATTGCGGCCAAAGCAGTTGCCTTTGGCGAAGCGTTAAAACCCGGTTTTATAGATTATCAAAAACAGGTGTTAAAAAATGCTTCATTTCTAGCCCAAGAACTGCAAAAAGCCGGTTTTACCCTGGTATCCGGCGGGACGGATACTCACTTGATCCTGGTGGATCTGCGCAATCGGAATATGACCGGAAAAGAAGCTGAGAAAAGATTGGATGAGATTGGGGTGACCGTCAATAAAAATACCATCCCCTTTGAGCCGCTCAGTCCCTTTGTTACCAGCGGCATCCGAATCGGCACACCGGCCGTGACCACCCGAGGATTTAAAGAAGCGGAGATGGCCGAGGTCGCCGGCATTATTAACACGGCTCTTTCAGATCAATTTAATGAAAAAGCAGAGGAACTGAAGCAAAGGGTGAATGAAATATGTGTTAAATATCCCATTTATTAA
- the lpdA gene encoding dihydrolipoyl dehydrogenase — protein MNYRIVIIGGGPGGYVAAIRAAKLGAKVALVEKDQVGGTCLNWGCIPTKALVSQAALVAAIRRSEELGIQVGQIAVDYGRMKERKDQVVNKLVGGVQYLLKKNKVEVIQGAGRIVAPGQVKVDLKDGGEMVLDAENIILATGTRPALIPALGYDGQRVMTSDEILNLTELPGEMLIIGGGVIGCEFACIFAELGVKITIVEALPTLLSTVDRDVQRQMQSILKKRGITVKTKSKITAVTKTADKVMALLENGEELVADKILISIGRTMNLAEQGLAELGVQFNDRGAVQVDSRLRTSVPGIYAIGDITGKIQLAHVASAQGMVAVDHIMGKEKEMDYSVVPSCIFTIPETAGVGLTTQEAEARGIKIKAGKFPFMASGKAVAMGETEGFVKILADPDTDRILGVHILGPHATDLIGEATLAIQLGATVEQLAGTIHAHPTLSEAVLEAAEALHGMAVHI, from the coding sequence TTGAACTATCGCATCGTAATTATAGGCGGGGGGCCCGGCGGCTATGTAGCAGCCATCCGGGCCGCCAAATTGGGAGCTAAAGTGGCTTTGGTGGAAAAAGATCAGGTGGGCGGCACATGTTTAAATTGGGGATGTATTCCCACCAAAGCGCTGGTAAGTCAGGCCGCTTTAGTGGCTGCTATCCGCCGGTCGGAGGAACTGGGGATTCAGGTTGGCCAGATAGCGGTGGATTATGGGCGGATGAAGGAGCGCAAGGATCAGGTGGTAAACAAACTGGTGGGTGGAGTGCAATATCTGCTGAAGAAGAACAAAGTGGAGGTGATTCAGGGCGCCGGTCGTATTGTCGCCCCCGGTCAGGTTAAGGTGGACTTAAAGGACGGCGGTGAGATGGTCTTAGATGCAGAAAACATTATCTTGGCCACCGGCACCCGCCCGGCTTTGATTCCCGCCCTGGGCTATGACGGACAGCGGGTGATGACCTCCGATGAAATCCTCAACCTGACAGAACTGCCCGGGGAAATGTTAATTATCGGCGGCGGTGTGATTGGCTGTGAATTTGCCTGCATCTTTGCCGAGCTGGGAGTTAAGATCACCATTGTGGAAGCCCTGCCGACCCTGTTATCCACAGTAGACCGGGATGTTCAGAGACAGATGCAAAGCATTTTGAAAAAACGCGGCATTACGGTTAAGACCAAGTCCAAAATAACGGCTGTAACCAAAACCGCAGATAAAGTGATGGCGTTGTTGGAGAACGGCGAAGAATTGGTGGCGGATAAAATACTGATTTCCATTGGACGTACCATGAATTTAGCAGAGCAAGGCCTGGCGGAATTGGGCGTTCAGTTTAACGACCGGGGGGCAGTCCAGGTGGATAGCCGGCTGCGCACCAGCGTGCCGGGTATCTATGCCATTGGGGATATTACCGGGAAAATTCAGTTGGCACATGTGGCTTCCGCCCAGGGAATGGTGGCTGTGGATCATATCATGGGCAAGGAAAAGGAGATGGACTACAGCGTTGTGCCCAGTTGCATCTTTACCATACCGGAAACAGCCGGCGTAGGCTTAACAACCCAAGAGGCCGAGGCTCGGGGCATCAAAATAAAGGCCGGCAAGTTCCCCTTTATGGCTTCGGGAAAGGCGGTTGCCATGGGTGAAACCGAGGGGTTTGTCAAAATACTGGCCGATCCGGATACAGACCGTATCCTGGGCGTCCATATACTGGGGCCCCACGCAACCGACCTCATTGGCGAGGCAACGTTGGCCATCCAGTTAGGGGCTACCGTAGAGCAATTGGCCGGGACCATTCATGCTCATCCGACTCTTTCTGAAGCTGTGCTGGAAGCAGCGGAGGCGTTGCATGGTATGGCTGTCCACATTTAA
- a CDS encoding ABC transporter substrate-binding protein: MKRLFVFAMMLALMISGCGGGGEDKKQTGSPSPSDTLVVGMSMDLATLDPAVSMDNASWKISYPCYDRLVKYKTENGKGSTEVEPMAAQSWEVTPDGKVWTFKLREDIKFHDGSPLNAQAVKFSFDRVLQMAKGPADYFTTLDSVEAVDEYTVKFTLKEPFPPFLYTLATSPGSIVNPKVMEHEKDGDMASGWLGEHTMGSGAYELVEWNREQHLKLRAVENYWGGQPQLKTILAKIVKDPSAQRLQLENGDLDIAEGIPVDQLEKLKSNQDIKIIENPSLLVNYIYLNNQKKPLDNVKVRQALNYAIDYDGMIQGVMLGNATQVKGPIPEGLWGHDPNVKQYKLDLNKSKELLAEAGYPQGFTIKLLYADYKPWWEQEALIIQDNLSKVGVKVELEKLAWATLRDKVDRADFDICLGVWSPDYADPHMFMNYWFDSENHGLAGNRAFYQNSQVDQLLREAARINDQEKRTELYRQVQNMVMEEAPYILLFQNNSLVPMRKNIEGYVYNPMLESMYNFENMKK, encoded by the coding sequence ATGAAGAGGTTATTCGTATTTGCAATGATGTTGGCTCTAATGATCAGCGGTTGTGGCGGAGGAGGGGAGGACAAAAAACAGACAGGTTCCCCATCCCCCTCCGATACACTGGTTGTGGGCATGTCCATGGACCTGGCAACCCTGGATCCTGCCGTATCCATGGACAATGCCTCCTGGAAAATCAGCTATCCCTGCTATGACAGGCTGGTAAAATATAAAACCGAAAACGGCAAAGGGAGCACCGAGGTGGAACCCATGGCGGCCCAATCCTGGGAGGTAACGCCCGACGGCAAAGTGTGGACCTTTAAACTGCGGGAGGATATAAAATTCCATGACGGTTCTCCTTTAAATGCTCAGGCTGTGAAATTTTCCTTTGACCGGGTTTTGCAAATGGCCAAAGGTCCTGCGGATTACTTTACCACCCTGGATAGTGTGGAGGCGGTGGACGAATATACCGTAAAATTTACCTTGAAAGAACCCTTCCCGCCTTTTCTTTATACACTGGCCACCAGCCCCGGCAGCATTGTTAACCCCAAGGTAATGGAACATGAGAAGGACGGGGATATGGCCTCCGGCTGGCTGGGAGAACACACCATGGGCAGCGGTGCCTACGAACTGGTTGAATGGAACCGGGAGCAGCATTTGAAACTGCGGGCGGTAGAGAATTACTGGGGGGGTCAGCCCCAGCTCAAAACAATTTTAGCCAAGATTGTCAAGGATCCTTCCGCTCAGCGCCTGCAGCTTGAAAATGGCGATCTGGACATTGCCGAAGGGATACCCGTTGATCAGTTGGAAAAATTAAAAAGCAATCAGGATATAAAAATTATTGAGAATCCCAGTCTGTTGGTCAATTATATCTACCTTAACAATCAGAAAAAGCCCCTGGATAACGTGAAAGTCCGTCAGGCCTTAAACTATGCCATAGACTACGACGGCATGATCCAGGGAGTGATGCTGGGCAATGCCACCCAGGTCAAGGGGCCCATTCCGGAGGGACTCTGGGGACATGACCCCAATGTAAAACAATATAAACTGGATTTGAATAAATCCAAGGAACTATTGGCTGAAGCAGGATATCCTCAGGGATTTACAATTAAATTGCTTTATGCCGATTATAAACCCTGGTGGGAGCAGGAAGCGCTGATTATTCAGGATAATCTCTCCAAAGTGGGCGTAAAAGTGGAGTTGGAGAAGCTTGCCTGGGCCACCCTGCGGGATAAAGTGGACCGAGCGGATTTCGATATCTGCCTGGGTGTCTGGAGCCCCGATTATGCGGATCCGCACATGTTTATGAATTACTGGTTTGATTCTGAAAACCACGGATTGGCAGGCAACCGGGCTTTCTATCAAAATTCCCAGGTTGACCAACTGCTAAGAGAGGCAGCCCGGATTAATGACCAGGAAAAACGTACGGAGTTATACCGTCAGGTCCAGAACATGGTGATGGAGGAAGCGCCCTATATCCTTCTTTTCCAAAACAATTCCCTGGTACCCATGCGTAAAAACATAGAAGGTTATGTTTATAATCCCATGCTGGAAAGTATGTATAACTTTGAAAATATGAAGAAGTAG
- a CDS encoding CobW family GTP-binding protein has product MRVPVDIISGFLGAGKTTLISKLLDECYQEQRVFLLENEYGEVGIDGSLLANQKVEVKEIYSGCICCSLKGDFTQVLLEALDKVKPQRIIIEPTGVGKLSEILSVLEQDVFQQRLTAEHIITVVDALKAEIYLRNFGEFFKDQVKHARTLVLSKNDALTGDQVRELMQMLRPINPTAAWVTTPWENLKGKQILEVTHSPEVMFTREFPSLKISLGSQHSCGCGCHHSGEHRQHHECNCHSGKHPHHLHAAPEVFQGWSWESPKAFSNESLQRVLTLLGKDSQLGYVLRAKGIVPGEDQWLHFEYVTGDWKITAASPQPIGRAVVIGQNLKTDRLNHLFEKCVEIGC; this is encoded by the coding sequence ATGAGGGTACCGGTAGATATTATTTCAGGTTTTTTAGGAGCGGGTAAAACAACTTTAATTAGCAAATTGTTGGACGAGTGTTATCAGGAGCAAAGGGTTTTTTTGCTGGAGAATGAATATGGTGAGGTAGGGATTGACGGTTCACTGCTGGCAAATCAGAAGGTCGAAGTGAAGGAGATATACTCCGGTTGTATTTGCTGCTCTTTAAAAGGGGACTTTACGCAGGTGCTGCTGGAGGCTCTGGATAAGGTAAAACCCCAGCGGATTATCATAGAGCCCACCGGCGTGGGTAAACTGTCCGAAATTCTAAGTGTTCTGGAGCAGGATGTCTTTCAGCAGCGATTAACGGCTGAGCATATTATTACCGTGGTGGATGCCCTGAAGGCGGAGATTTACCTGCGCAACTTTGGTGAATTCTTTAAAGATCAGGTGAAACATGCCCGCACCTTGGTTTTGAGCAAAAACGATGCCCTGACAGGGGATCAAGTCCGGGAGTTAATGCAAATGCTCCGGCCGATAAATCCAACTGCCGCATGGGTTACCACACCCTGGGAAAATTTAAAAGGCAAACAGATTCTAGAGGTAACTCATTCTCCGGAGGTTATGTTCACCCGAGAATTTCCCTCTTTAAAGATTTCCCTTGGGTCGCAGCACTCTTGTGGCTGCGGTTGTCATCATTCAGGTGAACACCGCCAGCATCATGAATGCAACTGCCATTCCGGCAAACATCCCCATCATTTGCATGCAGCACCGGAAGTTTTTCAGGGCTGGTCCTGGGAAAGTCCAAAAGCCTTTAGCAACGAATCTTTGCAGCGGGTTTTAACCCTCCTCGGCAAAGACAGTCAATTGGGCTATGTTCTGCGCGCCAAGGGGATTGTGCCGGGAGAGGACCAGTGGCTTCATTTTGAATATGTGACCGGCGACTGGAAAATTACCGCAGCCTCCCCTCAACCCATCGGTCGGGCGGTGGTGATTGGTCAGAATTTAAAAACGGACCGATTAAATCATTTGTTTGAAAAGTGTGTAGAGATCGGTTGTTGA
- a CDS encoding metal ABC transporter substrate-binding protein → MKKFFAALVVLLFTGLLTGCGSAENTGQKEQLTVYTSFYPLYDFAKQVGGDKIIVKNVVPAGAEPHDWEPSPQDVAEMTKADVLILSGTGMEPWAEKVLANIDQSKVTVIYGGQNIELIEGTAHEHEGEEEHGHEQEAHEAAHHEESGEAEEHDHDHGGKDPHIWLDPVNAKIMVDNIQAGLAKADEKNKAVYEANAEAYKKELDKLHEEYQKGLANAKIKEFVTSHAAFGYLAKRYGLTQVPVRGLSPESEPSPADMAEVVEVAREKNIKHIFFETLVSPKVSEVIAHEVKGETLVLNPLESLSEEEIAAGKNYLTGMRDNLKNLEIAVGAVE, encoded by the coding sequence GTGAAAAAATTTTTTGCGGCGCTGGTAGTTTTGTTATTTACGGGCTTACTGACTGGTTGCGGGTCGGCTGAAAACACCGGGCAAAAGGAACAATTGACCGTCTATACCAGCTTCTACCCCCTTTATGATTTTGCCAAGCAGGTGGGGGGAGACAAAATTATTGTTAAAAACGTTGTACCGGCGGGAGCTGAACCTCATGACTGGGAGCCTAGTCCCCAGGACGTTGCGGAAATGACCAAGGCGGACGTTTTAATTCTTAGCGGCACCGGCATGGAACCCTGGGCTGAAAAGGTATTGGCCAACATTGATCAAAGCAAGGTAACTGTTATTTACGGCGGGCAAAATATTGAATTAATTGAGGGCACGGCGCATGAACATGAGGGCGAAGAAGAACATGGCCACGAACAGGAGGCTCATGAGGCCGCCCATCATGAGGAATCCGGTGAGGCTGAGGAGCATGACCATGATCACGGTGGTAAAGACCCCCATATCTGGCTGGACCCTGTAAATGCTAAAATCATGGTAGATAATATTCAAGCCGGTTTGGCCAAAGCGGATGAGAAAAACAAGGCTGTTTATGAAGCCAATGCCGAGGCCTACAAAAAAGAATTGGATAAACTCCATGAAGAATATCAGAAAGGTTTAGCCAACGCTAAAATTAAAGAATTTGTAACTTCCCATGCAGCTTTTGGCTACCTGGCCAAGCGTTATGGTCTGACCCAAGTTCCGGTACGGGGCCTGTCTCCCGAAAGTGAGCCCAGTCCGGCAGATATGGCGGAGGTTGTTGAGGTGGCACGGGAGAAGAATATAAAACATATTTTCTTTGAGACCCTGGTAAGTCCCAAAGTTTCCGAGGTGATTGCCCATGAAGTAAAGGGAGAAACCCTGGTGTTGAACCCTCTGGAAAGTTTATCGGAGGAAGAGATTGCGGCAGGTAAAAATTACCTTACCGGAATGCGTGACAATCTTAAAAACCTGGAAATTGCTGTGGGAGCTGTGGAATAA
- a CDS encoding helix-turn-helix domain-containing protein produces MSQDTEQNVFYKILGSKIRTLRDERQMTLKDLSSKAQISPGLLSQVERGMVQPSLDTLWKITSALNITLFYLFEQVESKSVAVVRKEKQKKIEIPQSNVLYQLLSPDINRKIEFLMLKLKPGNHPGELISHPGEECGVVIQGTIGIRIGGEQYILNQGDSIYFDSSIPHRFYNPGSEEAIGVWAMTPPTF; encoded by the coding sequence ATGTCTCAAGATACCGAACAAAATGTTTTTTATAAAATATTGGGATCAAAAATCCGCACCCTGAGGGATGAACGGCAGATGACCCTAAAGGACCTATCAAGCAAAGCTCAAATTTCCCCGGGGCTTTTGAGCCAGGTAGAGAGGGGGATGGTGCAGCCCTCCCTGGATACCCTTTGGAAAATAACTTCGGCTTTAAACATTACGCTTTTTTATCTTTTTGAACAGGTAGAAAGTAAAAGCGTTGCTGTGGTTCGCAAGGAGAAGCAAAAGAAGATAGAAATACCCCAGAGTAATGTGCTGTATCAACTATTGTCTCCGGATATAAACCGAAAAATTGAATTTCTCATGCTTAAATTGAAGCCGGGGAATCATCCGGGAGAACTGATCAGTCATCCCGGTGAGGAATGTGGTGTTGTTATCCAAGGGACCATCGGTATACGCATAGGAGGTGAACAATATATTTTAAATCAGGGTGACAGTATTTATTTTGACAGTAGTATTCCACACCGTTTTTATAATCCGGGCAGCGAAGAAGCCATCGGGGTTTGGGCGATGACGCCTCCAACTTTTTAA
- a CDS encoding cache domain-containing protein — MRFKMIRRFSKASIKSKLITLVLVIIMPVILLLSYTFSEYRKVEVTQAQENTKRLVTQATENYNRTIKCTKQMLQLLALNPQVLNIDWSNELYRSLLAEHPEYSIIGMLDVKGNLICSAPQSTEPLNFFARPAFQRALQTGRFSIGEYYVGPITGQTVITFCYPVMDHNGKVNGVLFTGLKLSYLTDIAWQYKLPEGSSLTLCDGKGKILARFPDNDRWTGRTVPEALRDAVVKGNVKSIQALGVDGTERIYSFTPLSSFPNNDRALYIYSGIPKHVVYTTSNGILQKNITVIIIVTLASVALILISGTLHLLRPLNNLVKVTKELSSANLNVRTNLPYDGEIGLLAKSFDEMIISLEKYAKKLENAERKYKSLVEQLPVVVYLSQLPDQKPIYINPYLHKVLGFFAEEWLGKPKIWMEYIFIEDKERVEEEFRNSVANKTDFVSEYRMVHRNGQVVWVQEHAELLFDEEGKSYAIQGIMQDITERKRYENELIKLDRLNLIGEMAAGISHEVRNPMTTIRGFLQMLREKESRYKSYYDLMIEELDRANLIITEFLSIGRSKPTGLEVQNLNHIISSLIPLIKADAANQDKNLQIDISEIPDILLNENEIRQLILNLCRNGLEAMQQSGGYLTIRTYRDPNHLVLVVQDQGEGIKPEYLEKLGTPFFTTKDYGTGLGLGICYSIAARHNATISIDTGPKGTTFYVKFECSSC; from the coding sequence ATGAGGTTTAAAATGATAAGAAGATTCAGCAAGGCTAGTATTAAGAGTAAATTAATTACTTTGGTTCTAGTAATTATTATGCCGGTGATTCTCTTACTGTCATATACGTTTTCAGAATATCGTAAGGTGGAAGTAACGCAAGCCCAAGAGAATACCAAGCGATTAGTCACTCAGGCTACTGAAAATTACAATAGAACTATAAAATGCACCAAACAAATGCTGCAACTCTTGGCTTTAAATCCTCAAGTGCTAAATATAGATTGGAGTAATGAACTATATCGTTCGTTACTTGCGGAACATCCCGAATATTCTATTATAGGGATGCTTGATGTAAAAGGTAATCTAATTTGCAGCGCCCCTCAATCTACGGAACCACTCAATTTTTTTGCAAGGCCCGCATTCCAACGGGCATTGCAAACCGGTAGGTTCTCTATTGGAGAATATTATGTGGGACCGATAACCGGTCAAACGGTGATTACCTTTTGTTATCCCGTTATGGACCATAATGGAAAGGTGAACGGGGTTCTTTTTACCGGGCTCAAATTAAGTTATCTTACCGATATTGCCTGGCAGTACAAGCTACCTGAAGGTTCCAGCTTAACTTTATGTGATGGAAAGGGAAAAATCCTGGCCCGCTTTCCCGATAATGATCGCTGGACAGGGAGAACGGTTCCCGAGGCCTTAAGAGATGCTGTGGTTAAGGGTAATGTAAAAAGCATACAAGCCTTGGGGGTTGATGGAACAGAGAGAATTTATTCCTTTACTCCCTTAAGTAGCTTTCCTAACAATGATAGAGCTTTATACATTTATTCCGGTATTCCCAAGCATGTAGTATATACTACCTCCAACGGTATATTGCAAAAAAACATTACCGTCATTATTATTGTTACCTTAGCCTCCGTAGCTTTAATTCTAATTAGTGGAACTTTGCATCTATTGAGACCCTTGAATAATCTGGTAAAAGTAACCAAGGAACTGTCTTCGGCCAACTTGAATGTAAGGACCAACTTACCCTATGACGGTGAGATTGGTTTATTAGCAAAATCCTTTGATGAAATGATTATATCTTTAGAAAAGTATGCAAAAAAGCTGGAGAATGCAGAACGAAAATATAAATCATTGGTTGAGCAATTGCCAGTGGTGGTTTATCTCTCACAATTACCCGATCAAAAGCCCATCTATATTAATCCGTATTTACATAAGGTATTAGGATTTTTTGCTGAGGAATGGCTTGGTAAACCGAAGATTTGGATGGAATACATCTTTATAGAAGACAAAGAGCGTGTGGAAGAAGAATTCCGAAACAGCGTTGCAAATAAAACTGATTTTGTCTCTGAGTACCGTATGGTGCATCGTAATGGTCAAGTGGTTTGGGTTCAGGAGCATGCTGAATTGCTGTTTGATGAAGAAGGCAAATCCTATGCCATCCAGGGGATTATGCAGGATATCACTGAGAGAAAACGTTATGAAAATGAATTAATAAAATTAGACCGATTAAATTTAATCGGGGAAATGGCTGCCGGCATCAGTCATGAAGTAAGAAATCCCATGACAACCATCCGGGGGTTCTTACAGATGCTGCGTGAAAAAGAGAGCCGATATAAAAGTTATTACGACTTAATGATTGAAGAGCTGGACCGGGCGAACTTAATTATTACTGAGTTTTTATCCATTGGCAGAAGCAAGCCCACAGGCTTGGAAGTACAAAATCTTAATCATATTATTAGCAGCTTGATCCCTTTAATTAAAGCGGATGCTGCCAATCAGGACAAAAACCTGCAGATTGATATCAGCGAGATACCGGATATCTTATTAAATGAAAATGAAATCCGTCAGCTCATATTAAATCTGTGCCGTAATGGCTTGGAGGCAATGCAGCAGAGTGGGGGTTATTTAACCATCAGAACCTATAGGGACCCCAATCACCTGGTGCTGGTGGTCCAGGACCAGGGCGAGGGAATTAAACCGGAGTATTTAGAAAAGCTGGGAACCCCTTTCTTTACCACAAAAGACTACGGAACGGGTTTAGGGCTTGGTATTTGTTACAGTATTGCCGCCCGTCACAATGCCACCATCAGTATTGATACCGGACCCAAAGGAACCACCTTCTATGTTAAGTTTGAATGCAGTTCGTGTTAG